From a region of the Gammaproteobacteria bacterium genome:
- the modB gene encoding molybdate ABC transporter permease subunit, with protein MPALSAAETDALLLSLRVSLVSTALSLPPALAVATLLARRDFHGKTLLDSVVHLPLVLPPVVVGYVLLLLLGTQGPIGAWLDQTFGIVVAFRWTGAAIAAAIMSFPLVVRAIRLSLEAIDRGLEAAASTLGANRIWIFLTITLPLTLPGVLAGAILGFARSLGEFGATITFVSNIPGETRTLPIAIYTLTQMPGREDATLRLVALSIALSMGALIASELLARRINGRLRGVDA; from the coding sequence ATGCCGGCGCTGAGCGCGGCCGAGACCGACGCGCTGCTGCTCAGCCTGCGTGTGAGTCTGGTCAGCACGGCGCTAAGCCTGCCGCCCGCGCTGGCGGTCGCCACCCTGCTGGCGCGCCGCGACTTCCACGGCAAGACACTGCTCGACAGTGTCGTGCATCTGCCGCTGGTGCTGCCGCCGGTGGTGGTGGGCTACGTTTTATTGCTGTTGCTGGGCACACAGGGCCCGATCGGCGCCTGGCTTGACCAGACCTTCGGCATCGTCGTGGCGTTTCGCTGGACGGGTGCTGCGATCGCCGCGGCCATCATGAGTTTCCCGCTGGTGGTGCGCGCCATTCGTCTGTCGCTGGAAGCAATCGACCGGGGTCTGGAAGCCGCGGCCAGCACCCTGGGCGCGAACCGAATCTGGATATTTCTGACCATTACTTTGCCGCTGACGCTGCCTGGCGTGCTGGCCGGCGCGATTCTGGGCTTCGCGCGCAGCTTAGGCGAGTTCGGCGCGACCATTACGTTCGTCTCGAACATTCCCGGCGAAACCCGCACCCTGCCGATCGCGATCTACACACTCACGCAGATGCCGGGCCGCGAGGACGCGACGCTGCGGCTGGTGGCGCTGTCCATCGCGCTCTCCATGGGCGCGTTGATCGCCTCAGAACTGCTCGCACGGCGCATCAACGGCC